The following DNA comes from bacterium.
CGGCTCCCTGCCCCTCGGCGACGCCTACGACGTGTCCGCCCTCTCGAAGCACCAGGTCGTACTCACCTGCCAGGGCGGCGACTACACCAAGCAGGTCCTACCCCAGCTGCGCGAGCAGGGGTGGAACGGGTTCTGGATCGACGCCGCGAGCGCCAAGCGCATGGACGAGGACTCGATCATCGTCCTCGATCCGCTGAACCGCGACCTGATCGACCAGGGCATCGCCGAAGGCTACAAGAACTTCGTCGGCGGCAACTGCACGGTGTCGCTCATGCTGCTCGCCCTCCACGGGCTCTTCCGCGAAGACCTTGTCGAGTGGATGACCTGCATGACCTATCAGGCGGCCAGCGGTGGCGGCGCGCGCCACATGCGCGAGCTCGTTTCGCAGATGGGCACGCTCCACGCGGGCGCGGCCGAGCTCCTCGCCGACCCGGCGACGAACATCATCCCGGTCGACACGCAGGTAACCGAGACCCTGCGCAGCGACGCGATGCCGACCGAGAATTTCGGCGCCCCCCTCGCGGCGAGCCTGCTCCCGTGGATCGACTCGGCGCAGCCGTTCGGCGACACCCGCGAAGAGTGGAAGGCGTTCGCGGAGGGCAACAAGATCCTCGGTCGGCCGGCCGACGCACAGATTCCGATCGACTCGATCTGCGTGCGCGTGGGCGCCATGCGCTGCCACTCGCAGGCGTTCACGATCAAGCTTCGCACGGACGTCCCCCTCGACGAGATCGAGCCGATGCTCGACGAGGCCAATGAATGGGTGCGCCTCGTGCCGAACGACAAGGAATCGACGCTCGCGCAGCTGACCCCGACGGCGGTCACCGGCACCCTCGACATCCCGGTGGGCCGCGTCCGCAAGATGCGTCTCGGCGACCACTATCTGGCCGCGTTCACGGTCGGCGACCAGCTCCTCTGGGGCGCCGCGGAACCGCTGCGACGGATCCTGGCGATCCTGCGCGAGAGCGGGGTCTGATCGAGCGGCCTATCGTCTCTTCTTCTGCAGAGGAGTCGATGCCATGTCCGCTTCCATCGAACGGTTCGCCGCCGACCTCCCGCACGAGAAGCTGATCGAGACCCTCGACCGCGACGGCTGCGCGATCGTCGAAGGCGCGCTCTCGGACGAACGGCTCGCCAGCCTGAACGCGGACCTCGACGGACTCATCGCCGAGACCGCGCCGGGCGTCCCGAACCACATCGAGTTCATGCAGCCGTTCTATGGCTTCGAGACGATCCGGATCGACGGTCTGCCGGGCAAG
Coding sequences within:
- the asd gene encoding aspartate-semialdehyde dehydrogenase encodes the protein MENVGIVGWRGMVGSVLLERMRAEGDFAGLTTTFYSTSQVGEDGPDLSQGGGSGSLPLGDAYDVSALSKHQVVLTCQGGDYTKQVLPQLREQGWNGFWIDAASAKRMDEDSIIVLDPLNRDLIDQGIAEGYKNFVGGNCTVSLMLLALHGLFREDLVEWMTCMTYQAASGGGARHMRELVSQMGTLHAGAAELLADPATNIIPVDTQVTETLRSDAMPTENFGAPLAASLLPWIDSAQPFGDTREEWKAFAEGNKILGRPADAQIPIDSICVRVGAMRCHSQAFTIKLRTDVPLDEIEPMLDEANEWVRLVPNDKESTLAQLTPTAVTGTLDIPVGRVRKMRLGDHYLAAFTVGDQLLWGAAEPLRRILAILRESGV